The following proteins come from a genomic window of Melospiza melodia melodia isolate bMelMel2 unplaced genomic scaffold, bMelMel2.pri scaffold_28, whole genome shotgun sequence:
- the LOC134433942 gene encoding olfactory receptor 14I1-like has protein sequence MSNSSSIRHYLLLALADTRQLQLLHFCLLLGISLVALLGNGLIISAVACGQHLHTPMFFFLLNLALADLGCICTTVPKAMHNSLWDTRDISYSGCAAQLFFFLFFMGAEYSLLTIMCYDRYVSICKPLHYGTLLGSRACAHMAAAAWASAFLYSLLHTANTFSLPLCHGNALGQFFCEIPQILKLSCSLSNFRELELIAISACLALGCFVFIVFSYVQIFRAVLRIPSEHGRHKAFSTCLPHLAVVSLFFSTIMFAHLKPPSMSSPSLDLALSVLYSVVPPALNPLIYSLRNQELKAAVWKLMTGWFQEH, from the coding sequence atgtccaacagcagctccatcaggcactacctcctgctggcactggcagacacacggcagctgcagctcctgcacttctgcctcttgctgggcatctccctggtggctctcctgggcaacggcctcatcatcagcgccgtagcctgcggccagcacctgcacacgcccatgttcttcttcctgctcaacctggccctcgctgacctgggctgcatctgcaccactgtccccaaagccatgcacaattccctctgggacaccagggacatctcctactcaggatgtgctgcacagctctttttctttctgttcttcatgggAGCAGAGTATTCCCTCCTGACCattatgtgctatgaccgctatgtgtccatctgcaaacccctgcactatgggaccctcctgggcagcagagcttgtgcccacatggcagcagctgcctgggccagtgcctttctctattcactgctgcacacagccaatacattttccctgcccctgtgccatggcaatgccctgggccagttcttctgtgaaatcccacagatcctcaagctctcctgctcactctCCAATTTCAGGGAACTTGAGCTTATTGCTATTAGTGCCTGTTTAGCGttaggctgttttgtgttcattgttttctcctatgtgcagatcttcagggccgtgctgaggatcccctctgagcatggacggcacaaagccttttccacctgcctccctcacctggctgtggtctccctgtttttcagcacaattatgtttgctcacctgaagcccccctccatgtcctccccatccctggatctggccctgtcagttctgtactcagtggtgcctccagccctgaaccccctcatctacagcctgaggaaccaggagctcaaagctgcagtgtggaaactgatgactggatggtttcaagaACATTAA